One genomic window of Marinobacter adhaerens HP15 includes the following:
- a CDS encoding L-threonylcarbamoyladenylate synthase, translating into MAHSHPLSDWQLHCARRTVLGGGVIAYPTEAVWGLGCDPWDQEAVEKVLELKQRPVEKGVILVASSLDQVRFLLDPLPPLLRAEAERHWPGPVTCLLPDPERQVPEWVRGKHSSIAVRVSEHPVVRALCEATGMPLVSTSCNPAGRQPARHIWQVRGYFGDQLDWIVPGALGGNRKPSRIIDIVSGQQLR; encoded by the coding sequence CACGGTTCTCGGAGGCGGCGTTATTGCCTATCCCACCGAGGCTGTCTGGGGGCTGGGTTGTGATCCCTGGGACCAGGAAGCGGTGGAGAAGGTTCTGGAGCTGAAGCAGCGCCCAGTCGAGAAAGGCGTGATTCTGGTGGCTTCTTCCCTTGACCAGGTCCGCTTCCTGCTGGATCCCCTTCCCCCTCTGCTCCGGGCCGAGGCTGAGCGGCACTGGCCCGGCCCCGTGACCTGTCTGCTGCCAGACCCGGAGCGACAGGTGCCGGAATGGGTGCGCGGGAAGCACAGTTCCATCGCGGTTCGGGTCAGCGAGCACCCGGTGGTGCGGGCGCTCTGTGAAGCGACGGGCATGCCCCTGGTCTCCACGTCCTGTAATCCGGCCGGGCGACAGCCTGCCCGCCATATCTGGCAGGTGCGCGGGTATTTTGGCGATCAGTTGGACTGGATCGTTCCGGGAGCACTGGGCGGTAATCGCAAACCCAGCCGTATTATTGATATTGTCAGCGGTCAGCAACTTCGTTAG
- the aroE gene encoding shikimate dehydrogenase: protein MTNDLYAVVGNPISHSKSPRIHSLFASETGEPVEYTAIQAPLDDFAGTVRQFFERGGKGLNVTVPFKEDAWKLADRRTERAENAGAANTLYLDDEGRLTADNTDGCGIVRDLVVNHGVVLGQARILVLGAGGAVRGVLGPILAEHPAAITIANRTVSKADALVNLFKPVAGETALSACGFEQPREPFDVIINGTSASLQGDLPPLSPEVLGEQTVVYDMMYSLQTTTFNQWALEQGAQNVHDGLGMLVEQAAESFRIWRGVNPATGPVIEELRND from the coding sequence ATGACTAACGATCTCTACGCGGTAGTTGGCAACCCCATCAGCCACAGCAAATCGCCGAGGATCCACAGCCTGTTTGCCAGCGAGACCGGTGAGCCGGTTGAGTACACGGCCATCCAGGCGCCACTGGATGATTTTGCCGGCACGGTGAGGCAATTCTTTGAACGGGGTGGCAAGGGCCTGAACGTAACCGTGCCCTTCAAGGAGGACGCCTGGAAGCTGGCGGACCGTCGTACCGAGCGGGCCGAGAATGCCGGGGCCGCCAATACCCTGTATCTCGATGACGAGGGCCGGCTCACCGCTGACAACACTGACGGGTGCGGTATTGTGCGAGACCTGGTTGTGAACCACGGTGTTGTCCTTGGGCAGGCACGCATCCTGGTGCTGGGGGCCGGTGGCGCGGTTCGTGGTGTTCTGGGGCCGATCCTGGCGGAGCATCCTGCCGCCATTACCATTGCCAACCGGACGGTTTCCAAGGCTGACGCGCTGGTTAACCTGTTTAAACCCGTGGCGGGCGAGACCGCGCTTTCTGCCTGCGGATTCGAACAGCCCCGGGAGCCTTTTGACGTGATCATCAACGGTACCAGTGCCAGCCTCCAGGGCGATCTGCCACCGCTGTCACCGGAGGTACTCGGAGAGCAAACGGTGGTCTACGACATGATGTATTCTCTGCAAACCACGACGTTCAATCAGTGGGCGCTGGAACAGGGTGCACAGAACGTTCATGACGGGCTTGGTATGCTGGTGGAGCAGGCGGCGGAATCCTTCCGTATCTGGCGCGGCGTGAACCCTGCCACCGGCCCCGTCATTGAGGAATTGCGTAACGACTGA
- a CDS encoding motility protein A yields MDILTLVGLVAGVLIVIMAMLANASFLTFLNLPGLAIVLGGTFAVTLIKFRMASVMSAFRLAMSAAFTDRMARPTELIREVGSLAMVVRKEGILGLENHQTDNEFLQKAINLCVDGHPPELVEEALAQETQQTAERYEVAERVFRGIGESAPAIGMLGTLVGLVQMLNTLDDPSSIGPAMAIALLTTLYGAFIAQLVALPLADKLQLKAEDEARNQVLIITSIKNIMRGENPRVMTELLSSFVHPEQRTGLAPEREA; encoded by the coding sequence ATGGATATTCTTACCCTTGTAGGGCTAGTGGCAGGTGTCCTGATCGTCATCATGGCGATGCTCGCCAATGCCTCTTTCCTGACGTTCCTGAACCTTCCGGGGCTTGCCATTGTGCTGGGCGGAACCTTCGCCGTTACCCTGATCAAATTCCGAATGGCGTCAGTCATGAGCGCCTTCCGCCTGGCCATGTCGGCGGCGTTCACCGACCGTATGGCGCGGCCGACGGAGTTGATCCGGGAAGTGGGTTCGCTGGCCATGGTGGTGCGTAAGGAGGGCATTCTGGGCCTGGAAAACCACCAGACTGACAACGAGTTCCTCCAGAAGGCCATCAATCTGTGTGTCGACGGCCACCCGCCGGAACTGGTGGAGGAGGCGCTGGCCCAGGAAACCCAGCAGACCGCCGAACGGTACGAAGTGGCCGAGCGGGTGTTCCGGGGCATCGGCGAATCGGCTCCGGCCATTGGCATGCTGGGCACCCTGGTAGGCCTGGTGCAGATGCTCAACACCCTCGACGATCCGTCCTCCATTGGCCCGGCCATGGCCATCGCCCTGCTTACCACCTTGTACGGTGCGTTTATTGCCCAACTGGTTGCCCTGCCCCTGGCCGACAAGCTACAGCTGAAAGCCGAGGACGAGGCCCGGAACCAGGTGCTGATCATCACGTCCATCAAGAACATCATGCGCGGTGAGAATCCCCGGGTAATGACCGAACTGCTGTCGTCGTTTGTTCACCCGGAGCAGCGCACCGGCCTGGCGCCGGAGCGGGAGGCCTGA
- a CDS encoding flagellar motor protein MotB, which translates to MELVHKKNRKRLQNQTPAWIVTFADLATLLLTFFILLLSFAEMDVEKYRAMANSMAVAFGSSNVLADDIGGSPLTMIESETVSLPEPTESQTREPEFIDERAEGVAPTQIPGGVIDLASRMIRELESEVASEALSVNYDQNQVVIRFSEEATFRSGEAAIKPEMIPIIERVVNVLSACTGDVLVSGYTDDRPISSDRYRSNWDLSAARAVSVVHELVMNRQVPADRVVAAGRAETNPLAPNDSPENRALNRRVEIAIRNPECNDDVPTGDLPVEIMP; encoded by the coding sequence TTGGAACTGGTCCATAAGAAAAACAGGAAGCGTTTGCAGAACCAGACGCCGGCCTGGATCGTCACATTTGCCGATCTGGCCACCCTGCTGCTGACCTTTTTCATACTCCTGCTTTCGTTTGCCGAGATGGACGTGGAGAAGTACCGGGCCATGGCCAATTCCATGGCGGTCGCTTTTGGCTCCAGTAATGTCCTGGCCGATGATATCGGTGGTTCCCCGCTGACCATGATTGAATCCGAGACGGTCTCCCTCCCGGAGCCAACGGAATCCCAGACCAGGGAGCCCGAGTTTATTGATGAGCGCGCCGAGGGTGTCGCGCCCACCCAGATCCCCGGCGGCGTGATTGATCTGGCCAGCCGGATGATCCGGGAGCTGGAATCGGAAGTCGCGTCGGAAGCCCTGAGTGTCAATTACGACCAGAACCAGGTGGTGATCCGCTTTTCCGAGGAAGCCACCTTTCGATCCGGTGAGGCCGCCATAAAGCCCGAGATGATTCCGATCATCGAACGGGTGGTCAATGTGCTGTCCGCCTGTACCGGAGATGTCCTGGTGTCCGGCTACACCGATGACCGGCCCATCTCCAGTGACCGCTACCGTTCGAACTGGGATCTTTCGGCGGCCCGAGCCGTGTCCGTCGTGCACGAGCTGGTGATGAACCGCCAGGTACCCGCCGACCGCGTGGTGGCGGCCGGTCGAGCCGAGACCAATCCTCTGGCGCCTAACGATTCGCCAGAGAACCGGGCCCTTAACCGTCGGGTGGAGATCGCGATTCGTAATCCCGAGTGCAACGATGACGTCCCGACCGGCGACCTTCCGGTCGAAATCATGCCCTGA
- a CDS encoding PA4642 family protein, producing the protein MSGPDKPKVIGEEWSDERVRSFLAIQPWDAAENPDFNALLKAYQAMRAEDFERFIGFFVAEGRDLNAAGPDGETILDLISRHRRSVDYARALENAGAKKTAAAGN; encoded by the coding sequence ATGAGTGGACCGGACAAGCCAAAAGTGATTGGCGAAGAGTGGAGTGATGAGCGGGTCAGAAGTTTTCTGGCTATCCAGCCCTGGGATGCTGCCGAGAACCCTGACTTCAACGCCCTGTTGAAAGCCTATCAGGCGATGCGGGCCGAAGATTTCGAGCGCTTTATCGGCTTTTTTGTTGCCGAGGGTCGGGATCTGAATGCCGCAGGCCCAGACGGGGAAACCATTCTTGACCTGATTTCCCGTCATCGCCGCAGTGTCGATTATGCCCGGGCGCTGGAGAACGCCGGCGCCAAGAAAACGGCCGCGGCGGGCAACTGA
- a CDS encoding Hsp20/alpha crystallin family protein, with protein MSNLTRWNPVNEFEDLMNRYNRMFGLARSGGEREGKDVFSRSDWAPAVDIKETPEAFTIEAELPGMSKEDVKVTVHEGVLSIQGERKSEDESKDKKHHRIERFYGSFLRRFTLPDNVDENSVKANFKDGMLTLTLQKAEPKEPKAIEVDVQ; from the coding sequence ATGAGCAATCTTACCCGCTGGAATCCGGTCAATGAGTTCGAAGACCTGATGAACCGCTACAACCGCATGTTTGGCCTGGCCCGCTCAGGCGGCGAGCGCGAAGGTAAAGACGTATTCAGCCGCAGCGACTGGGCGCCGGCCGTAGACATCAAAGAAACTCCTGAGGCCTTCACCATCGAGGCAGAGTTGCCGGGTATGTCCAAGGAAGACGTAAAGGTAACGGTACACGAGGGCGTTCTGAGCATTCAGGGCGAACGCAAGAGTGAAGATGAATCCAAGGACAAGAAGCATCACCGGATCGAACGATTCTACGGGAGCTTCCTTCGCCGCTTCACACTGCCGGACAACGTTGACGAAAACAGCGTGAAGGCGAACTTCAAGGACGGCATGCTCACACTGACGCTTCAGAAAGCCGAGCCGAAAGAGCCCAAGGCCATTGAAGTTGACGTGCAGTAA
- a CDS encoding alkaline phosphatase family protein has translation MILVWLFLLNGLFLFPSLALPGNTPWLSLEALVLWAIICGLRDPQRRYRVARLLAVAYAFLFLLVLADALVRESLGRGLNLYLEVGLLDAAWNLLNTNLGAVLAIAALTALLGLLAGVGWLFRHGLERLAHHSPAHLGKPLWFVAGLFLAGAITPWIGSPALAFVANQASLITHTHQTTRDFANELSAQPGREGRATPLPRLAHTDVILGFIESYGVSTVTDERYRSLVNPGLEALGRSLDAAGLSVVTGRLQSPIQGGQSWLGHLSVLSGQWIHNQLAYETLLSSGYATLIDDFRSTGHSTVAVMPAITQAWPEGRLFRYDRIYDHDDLGYQGPPFNWVTMPDQYTWHRFQDIRDANEGPLFAELALISSHAPWVPILPVLDDWQSIGNGEVFRRWEGAGEAPVSLWRDPDRVREHYGQAIAYALEVAGGFAAHYLRQDALMIILGDHQPAPLITGEEASRDVVVHVISANPSLVEPFLSGELPGFQSGIRPDPETAGATMSQFRPFLHRHFGEL, from the coding sequence GTGATACTGGTCTGGCTTTTTCTGCTGAACGGGTTGTTCCTGTTTCCATCTCTGGCATTGCCGGGTAACACCCCCTGGCTTTCTCTGGAGGCCCTGGTCCTGTGGGCCATCATTTGCGGGCTCAGGGATCCCCAGCGGAGATACCGCGTCGCTCGTTTGCTGGCCGTCGCCTACGCGTTTCTGTTCCTGCTTGTTCTGGCAGATGCCCTGGTTCGGGAGAGTCTTGGCCGAGGCCTGAACCTGTATCTTGAAGTTGGCCTGTTGGATGCGGCCTGGAATCTGCTCAACACAAACCTGGGAGCGGTTCTGGCGATTGCAGCCCTCACCGCTCTGCTGGGTTTGCTTGCAGGCGTGGGCTGGCTGTTTCGCCATGGCCTGGAACGGCTGGCGCACCACTCGCCGGCACACTTGGGCAAACCGCTCTGGTTTGTGGCTGGCCTGTTTCTGGCCGGGGCCATCACGCCCTGGATTGGCAGCCCGGCGCTGGCCTTCGTTGCCAATCAGGCCTCCCTGATCACTCACACTCACCAGACAACCCGCGACTTTGCCAACGAATTGAGTGCGCAGCCAGGGCGGGAAGGCCGGGCAACGCCCCTGCCAAGGCTGGCACATACCGATGTCATTCTGGGTTTTATCGAATCCTACGGGGTGTCGACGGTCACGGACGAGCGCTACCGGTCACTCGTCAATCCGGGCCTTGAGGCCCTGGGCCGGTCCCTTGATGCGGCCGGGCTATCGGTGGTGACTGGCCGGCTGCAATCACCCATCCAGGGTGGCCAGTCCTGGCTTGGTCATCTATCCGTGTTGAGTGGCCAGTGGATCCACAACCAGCTTGCCTACGAAACCCTCCTCAGCTCCGGCTACGCCACGCTGATCGATGACTTCCGCAGCACAGGGCACAGCACTGTCGCCGTGATGCCGGCTATCACCCAGGCCTGGCCCGAGGGCCGGCTGTTCCGCTACGACCGGATTTACGATCACGATGATCTGGGTTACCAGGGGCCACCATTCAACTGGGTCACCATGCCCGACCAGTACACCTGGCACCGGTTTCAGGACATTCGCGATGCGAATGAGGGGCCGCTCTTTGCCGAGCTGGCGCTGATCAGCAGCCACGCTCCCTGGGTGCCGATCCTGCCGGTGCTCGATGACTGGCAAAGCATCGGCAACGGTGAAGTGTTCCGGCGCTGGGAGGGTGCTGGCGAGGCGCCGGTTTCGCTGTGGCGCGATCCGGACCGGGTCAGGGAACATTACGGTCAGGCGATTGCCTATGCCCTGGAAGTTGCCGGGGGCTTCGCCGCCCACTACCTGCGCCAGGACGCCCTGATGATCATTCTGGGTGATCATCAGCCGGCGCCACTTATCACCGGCGAGGAGGCCAGCCGGGATGTGGTCGTTCATGTCATCAGTGCCAACCCATCGCTGGTGGAACCTTTCCTGTCCGGCGAGCTCCCGGGTTTCCAATCCGGTATCCGGCCCGATCCGGAGACGGCTGGCGCCACCATGAGCCAATTCCGTCCGTTTTTACACCGGCATTTCGGGGAACTCTGA
- the mdoH gene encoding glucans biosynthesis glucosyltransferase MdoH — MNSAACWRPVAFRRRLLLVFLVAAQTLAGVYLFAQTVPEQANGGTTATLLAVFGLLFAWIGVGFWTAVFGFFALRFGGDPWSLSSRVGQPTPEEATVAPTAVVMPVCNEPVQRTLGGLKAIIRDLERTGQQESVDFYVLSDSRDPEIWLEEQATCDRIRTELAPGQQLFYRRRNINLNYKSGNIADFLRRWGRRYRYMVVLDADSLLSAHCITRLIQLMEARPEAGIIQTTPRLARAETRFARLQQFANRCYGRLYGSGLAAIQLGEATYWGHNAIIRVAPFMTHCGLRKLRGPGLFRGPVLSHDFIEAALMGRAGYEVWLEPAIAGSFEESPPTLEDDLIRDRRWCRGNLQHLWLLATLGKIRLAHRMALATGIFSYLASPLWLVFLGLSGYVALADSTPALPGVMATTDTGSGPGFLLVLVTSVLLFGPRLLAITDHALAKRTSRFGGLLRLSGNTLMETLAALALAPIRMLIHTFHVGGALSNLRVGWQGQNRSGGAKPGLSLRHFALLLASAVAALSLIQWHAPSLTPWALPVLAPVLFSPALAWWLSRKPGEGQWLAVPEDYRTTRVIDLAGPAPMGHRTPGGLDWFEQMVLSPVSARDHRRSASPLRGKKARALASLVDRCATEGKQGLTHRELSLICKHPEALAALHWRVWHASHESPWRETLTRMAQSVEGDSPIPAPLPRRQEQIAWVEVAS; from the coding sequence GTGAATAGCGCCGCGTGCTGGCGCCCGGTCGCGTTCCGGCGACGCCTTCTGCTTGTTTTCCTGGTGGCCGCTCAAACCCTGGCCGGCGTCTATTTGTTTGCCCAGACAGTGCCGGAGCAGGCGAATGGCGGAACGACTGCCACGTTGCTGGCCGTCTTCGGGCTCCTCTTTGCGTGGATAGGCGTGGGCTTCTGGACCGCCGTTTTTGGCTTTTTTGCGCTCCGCTTTGGCGGCGACCCCTGGAGCCTGTCCAGCCGCGTTGGGCAGCCTACGCCCGAAGAAGCAACGGTCGCACCTACCGCCGTCGTGATGCCCGTTTGCAATGAACCCGTGCAGCGCACCCTCGGCGGTCTGAAAGCAATCATCCGCGATCTCGAACGAACGGGACAGCAGGAATCCGTTGATTTCTATGTGCTCTCGGACAGCCGGGACCCGGAAATCTGGCTCGAGGAACAGGCCACCTGCGACCGGATACGCACAGAGCTGGCGCCCGGCCAGCAATTGTTTTACCGGCGACGCAACATCAATCTGAACTACAAGAGCGGCAATATCGCCGATTTCCTGCGTCGATGGGGCCGGCGCTACCGCTACATGGTGGTTCTGGATGCCGACAGCCTGCTCAGTGCCCATTGCATTACCCGCCTGATACAGCTCATGGAAGCCCGGCCCGAAGCGGGGATTATTCAGACCACACCCCGCCTTGCCCGGGCAGAAACCCGATTTGCGCGTCTGCAACAGTTCGCCAACCGCTGTTATGGCAGGCTTTACGGTTCCGGACTGGCCGCCATTCAGCTGGGAGAGGCCACCTATTGGGGCCACAATGCAATCATCCGGGTAGCGCCGTTCATGACCCACTGTGGTCTTCGCAAGCTTCGCGGGCCCGGTCTGTTCCGGGGGCCGGTACTCAGCCATGATTTTATCGAAGCGGCACTGATGGGACGGGCCGGCTACGAGGTCTGGCTGGAACCTGCCATCGCCGGCAGTTTTGAGGAATCACCGCCGACTCTCGAGGATGACCTGATCCGGGACCGGCGCTGGTGCCGTGGCAACCTCCAGCATCTTTGGTTACTGGCAACCCTGGGGAAGATCCGGCTCGCCCATCGGATGGCCCTGGCAACCGGAATTTTCTCGTACCTGGCCTCTCCGCTCTGGCTGGTTTTCCTGGGCTTGTCCGGCTATGTGGCGCTGGCCGATTCGACGCCGGCTTTGCCGGGCGTGATGGCTACCACGGACACAGGCTCTGGTCCGGGCTTTCTGCTGGTCCTGGTGACTTCGGTGCTGCTGTTCGGCCCCCGGCTGCTTGCGATAACGGACCACGCGCTGGCAAAGCGGACTTCCAGGTTTGGCGGGCTGCTCAGGCTCTCGGGGAACACGCTGATGGAGACGCTCGCAGCACTGGCGCTGGCCCCCATCCGGATGTTGATTCACACCTTCCATGTTGGGGGCGCGCTGTCGAATCTCAGAGTTGGCTGGCAGGGACAGAACCGGTCCGGCGGTGCCAAGCCGGGGCTCAGCCTTCGGCACTTTGCCCTCCTGCTGGCTTCCGCCGTTGCGGCGCTCAGCCTGATCCAATGGCACGCGCCGTCGCTGACACCCTGGGCCCTGCCCGTATTGGCACCGGTATTGTTTTCACCTGCTCTGGCCTGGTGGCTGAGCCGAAAACCGGGGGAAGGGCAATGGTTGGCTGTGCCCGAAGATTACCGGACAACGAGGGTGATTGATCTTGCCGGTCCCGCACCTATGGGTCATCGGACACCGGGCGGCCTGGACTGGTTCGAACAGATGGTTCTGTCTCCCGTTTCCGCCCGGGACCACAGGCGAAGTGCCTCGCCATTACGGGGCAAGAAAGCGCGGGCCCTGGCGTCTCTGGTGGATCGCTGCGCCACGGAAGGAAAGCAGGGCCTGACTCACCGGGAGCTCAGCCTGATCTGCAAACATCCGGAGGCGTTAGCCGCCCTGCATTGGCGCGTCTGGCATGCCTCCCACGAATCACCCTGGCGGGAAACACTGACTCGTATGGCACAATCGGTTGAGGGAGACTCGCCGATACCGGCGCCCCTGCCCCGTCGGCAGGAACAGATCGCCTGGGTTGAGGTCGCGTCGTGA
- a CDS encoding gamma carbonic anhydrase family protein, producing the protein MTNIRSHKGITPHFGERAWVDPSAVVIGDVETGDDVSIWPMTVVRGDMHKIRIGHRCSIQDGSVLHITHASDYNPGGYPLTLGDDVTVGHKALLHGCTIGNRVLVGMGCIIMDGAVVEDEVIVAAGCLVPPGKTLESGHLYVGSPCKNARALTEKERGFFKYTAANYVRLKNEYLNDQ; encoded by the coding sequence ATGACGAATATACGTTCACACAAGGGTATCACGCCACATTTTGGGGAACGGGCATGGGTCGATCCAAGTGCCGTGGTGATTGGCGATGTGGAAACCGGCGATGATGTTTCCATCTGGCCGATGACCGTTGTTCGTGGTGATATGCACAAAATCCGTATCGGACATCGGTGCAGCATCCAGGATGGATCGGTTCTGCACATCACCCACGCCAGTGACTACAACCCCGGCGGTTATCCGCTCACGCTTGGCGATGATGTAACGGTGGGCCACAAGGCACTGCTGCACGGCTGCACCATTGGCAACCGGGTTCTGGTCGGCATGGGCTGCATCATCATGGATGGCGCCGTGGTAGAGGACGAAGTGATTGTTGCCGCGGGCTGCCTGGTTCCGCCCGGCAAGACCCTGGAATCCGGGCACCTTTATGTTGGATCACCGTGCAAGAACGCCCGGGCGCTGACGGAAAAGGAGCGGGGCTTTTTCAAGTACACCGCCGCCAACTATGTCCGCCTGAAGAATGAGTATCTTAACGATCAGTAA
- the prlC gene encoding oligopeptidase A: MNNPLLTDDLLPKFDHVRTEHMETAIDQILSENRMKISQIADQDDPTWETLAQPMQALDDKLSNAWSVISHLNGVMNNDELRKVYKNCLEKLTEYSTEVSQNAALCDAYKKLANRDDFKNLNEAQRKSVQNTLRDFHLGGVDLPEDKKKQYAELSRELSELSNKFSDNVLDATQHWFKHITDVDELAGVPETAIESAKQAARQKDLDGYVITLDFPSFFPVMTYCDNRDLRREVYEAFVTRASDQGPDAGQWDNTPVMAEILKRRHAQAKLLGFDNYAERSLATKMARSSDEVLDFLNQLAAKSKPQAEKEFAELKAFAKDEYGAEELQAWDIGYYSEKLRQKRYDISPETLRPWFPVNKVVPGLFRVAEKLFDVQIEAKPEVETWHEDATAYCISRNGEPLAWFYLDLYARQGKRGGAWMADCRVRWRNLRGQLQLPVAFLTCNFTPPVNGKPSLLTHDEVTTLFHEFGHGLHLMLTQVDVLDVSGINGVAWDAVELPSQFLENWCWNPESLGLIASHHETGEPLPEDLLQKLLAAKNFQSGMGMVRQLEFSLFDFRLHAEFTDEAPTNPLDMHRKVRSEIAVVEAPQFNRFPNSFSHIFAGGYAAGYYSYKWAEVLAADAFSLFEEKGIFDPEIGKAFLHNILEKGGSKEPMELFKAFRGREPQVDALLKQTGITDEAA; this comes from the coding sequence ATGAATAACCCGTTACTGACTGACGACCTGTTGCCGAAATTTGACCATGTCCGCACCGAACACATGGAAACGGCAATCGACCAGATTCTCAGTGAAAACCGGATGAAAATCAGCCAAATCGCAGACCAGGACGATCCCACCTGGGAAACCCTGGCGCAGCCGATGCAGGCGCTGGATGACAAGCTGAGCAACGCATGGTCGGTGATTTCGCACCTGAACGGCGTGATGAACAACGACGAGCTGCGGAAGGTGTACAAGAACTGCCTGGAGAAACTCACCGAATACAGCACCGAGGTGAGCCAGAACGCAGCCCTGTGTGACGCCTACAAGAAGCTGGCCAATCGGGACGATTTCAAGAACCTGAACGAGGCCCAGCGCAAGTCCGTGCAGAACACGCTCCGGGACTTTCACCTGGGCGGTGTGGACCTGCCGGAAGACAAGAAAAAGCAGTACGCCGAGTTGTCCCGGGAGCTGTCCGAGCTGTCCAACAAGTTCAGCGATAACGTGCTGGATGCTACCCAGCACTGGTTCAAACATATCACCGACGTCGATGAACTCGCTGGCGTCCCCGAGACCGCTATTGAAAGCGCCAAGCAGGCCGCCCGCCAGAAAGACCTGGACGGCTATGTCATTACCCTGGATTTTCCCAGTTTCTTCCCGGTCATGACCTACTGCGACAACCGGGATCTGCGTCGGGAAGTCTATGAGGCCTTTGTGACCCGCGCCTCCGACCAAGGCCCGGATGCCGGCCAGTGGGACAATACCCCGGTGATGGCGGAAATCCTCAAACGCCGCCACGCCCAGGCCAAGCTGCTGGGCTTTGACAACTACGCCGAGCGCTCCCTGGCCACCAAGATGGCCCGCAGCAGCGACGAAGTGCTGGACTTCCTGAACCAACTGGCGGCCAAGTCCAAGCCCCAGGCCGAGAAAGAATTTGCCGAGCTCAAGGCGTTCGCGAAAGACGAGTACGGCGCCGAGGAATTGCAGGCCTGGGATATCGGCTATTACAGCGAAAAGCTTCGCCAGAAGCGCTACGACATCTCGCCGGAAACCCTGCGCCCCTGGTTCCCGGTGAACAAGGTGGTGCCCGGACTCTTCCGTGTGGCAGAGAAGCTGTTCGACGTACAGATTGAAGCGAAGCCCGAGGTTGAAACCTGGCACGAGGATGCCACGGCGTATTGCATCAGCCGCAACGGTGAGCCCCTGGCCTGGTTCTATCTCGACCTCTATGCCCGCCAGGGCAAGCGTGGCGGTGCCTGGATGGCCGATTGCCGTGTGCGCTGGCGCAACCTGCGTGGCCAGCTCCAGTTGCCGGTAGCCTTCCTGACCTGCAACTTCACCCCGCCGGTGAATGGCAAGCCGTCGCTGCTGACCCACGACGAAGTGACCACCCTGTTTCACGAATTCGGCCACGGCCTGCATCTCATGCTGACCCAGGTCGATGTGCTGGACGTCTCGGGTATCAACGGTGTGGCCTGGGATGCGGTGGAACTGCCCAGCCAGTTCCTGGAAAACTGGTGCTGGAATCCGGAATCGTTGGGGCTGATCGCCTCGCATCACGAGACCGGTGAACCGCTTCCTGAGGATCTGCTGCAGAAACTGCTGGCGGCCAAGAACTTCCAGTCCGGCATGGGCATGGTGCGCCAGCTCGAATTCTCCCTGTTCGACTTCCGTCTGCACGCGGAATTCACCGACGAAGCGCCTACCAACCCGCTGGATATGCATCGCAAGGTGCGCAGCGAGATTGCCGTGGTGGAAGCCCCGCAATTCAACCGCTTCCCCAACTCCTTCTCGCACATCTTTGCCGGTGGCTATGCGGCTGGCTACTACAGCTACAAGTGGGCGGAAGTGCTGGCGGCCGATGCCTTCTCCCTGTTCGAGGAGAAAGGCATCTTCGACCCGGAAATCGGCAAGGCCTTCCTTCACAATATTCTGGAAAAAGGCGGCTCAAAGGAGCCGATGGAGCTCTTCAAGGCTTTCCGGGGTCGTGAACCACAGGTGGATGCGCTCTTGAAGCAAACAGGGATCACGGACGAAGCGGCCTGA
- a CDS encoding YheV family putative zinc ribbon protein produces MASPKRFIAGAVCPRCAEMDKIMMFTTDDDDQVRECVACGFTDAVSDAEQPSNPELETRVNKRKNEDDHTVKQVVFFKSSADDE; encoded by the coding sequence ATGGCGAGTCCAAAACGTTTTATCGCCGGCGCCGTCTGTCCCCGCTGCGCGGAGATGGACAAGATCATGATGTTCACCACCGACGACGATGACCAGGTTCGCGAGTGCGTGGCCTGCGGCTTCACCGATGCGGTGTCTGACGCCGAACAGCCGTCCAATCCGGAGCTCGAGACGCGGGTGAACAAGCGCAAGAACGAGGACGATCACACGGTCAAGCAAGTCGTGTTCTTCAAGTCTTCTGCCGACGACGAGTAA